Proteins encoded within one genomic window of Tabrizicola piscis:
- a CDS encoding thymidine kinase produces the protein MAKLYFHYSTMNAGKSTSLLQASHNYREGGMLTYLVTAQFDNRAGEGRIASRIGIGEPADTFGPGEDMFAKLQTRFVKGPVACVFIDEAQFLSKDQVWQLARAVDDLGVPVMAYGLRVDFQGNLFPGSAALLAWADEMREVRTICHCGKKATMVVRKGPDGRALKDGDQVVIGGNETYVSLCRRHWREAVGD, from the coding sequence ATGGCGAAGCTTTATTTCCACTACTCCACCATGAATGCGGGGAAATCGACCTCGCTTCTGCAGGCGTCGCATAACTACCGCGAGGGTGGGATGCTGACCTACCTTGTCACCGCACAGTTCGACAACCGCGCGGGTGAAGGGCGGATTGCCAGCCGGATCGGGATTGGCGAGCCTGCCGATACCTTTGGCCCCGGCGAAGATATGTTCGCCAAACTGCAAACCCGCTTTGTAAAAGGCCCCGTCGCCTGCGTCTTCATTGATGAGGCGCAGTTCCTGTCCAAGGATCAGGTCTGGCAACTGGCCCGCGCGGTGGATGATCTGGGCGTGCCGGTGATGGCCTATGGGCTGCGCGTGGACTTTCAGGGCAACCTCTTCCCCGGATCAGCCGCCCTTCTGGCCTGGGCGGACGAGATGCGCGAAGTCCGCACGATCTGCCATTGCGGCAAGAAGGCCACGATGGTCGTGCGCAAGGGCCCCGATGGCCGGGCGCTGAAGGACGGCGATCAGGTAGTGATCGGCGGCAATGA